The genomic stretch TGATTTTATATCTTGGTGCCATGACTCAAACATGGCGCAATCTCAGAAGCCTGTCTATACGAAACTTTATGTGTTACATGGTACTAGTTGGAGAAAAACTTACCCACGAATGGACTTGAAGCCGCAACCAAAGTTTAACCGCAGTCTCCGCCAAGGCACGGCTGATGGTTGAAATTTGTATCTTTTTTCCGTTTAGAAAAATGCTTTGAACAAGGAAACAGAGTTGTATTAATTTTTCCCTCCGTTCTCTCCGTTAGCTTGCCCTTTCTTGGCCTGAGCAATGTCGAAGGGTTCGAATAATAAAAATGCACGAACCAATCTTTCAGAATATCGGACCGCTCGACGATCGGTCCCTACCTTCTGATTCGTGTCAGTTGGTGACCATCGTGGTTAAGAAATCATTACCATATCCGTGCCCATCTGAGTAATCTGTGGTTGAGTAAAACTCTAGTTGTGGCTTTGCTGCTCTATGTCCTTTACTGTGCCGAGCCATTGCTGGAAGCGACGGCGGGTGTCCTCTCGCGATCCGTCCCTCACAGATCTTTGAGCGACGCACGAAGCGGGTGGTTAAAAAAATCAAAACCCTGTGGCAGAGACCACCGGGTATGAAAGGCTTAAAACATCCCACCAGATGTTCGCTTTCTACTTATCATTTTCACTTTCTCCAAAAGACTGAGCAGACATCGTTGATGGTATGCTCGGCAGCAAGCTACCTCCTACATTTCGTATCGCAAATACACCTGTAGGAGGTAGCTCGCTGCCGATTTCGAATACTCAAACTTCCTATCAGTCACCGACCCCGCGCCAGAGACCACGGGGAATTACAAGTTAAAAAGAAGAAACCCTCAGGAGATTAATTCCGGTTTGCATTGCGCCCGGTAGATCTCAATCATTCGACCAACCTCATGACAGGTTAAAGTAAGAACAAAAGTTACTCTCGATAAAATGACCACCGACTCAAAACTGTTACCGTTTATCGATGCTTTACCCAAAGCAGAACACCACCTTCACCTGGATGGCAGCGCTCCCTGGCATATTATGCAGGCGGAGGATCCTGAAAAATACAGCGAGCCTCCTCCCTCCTGGAAGGATGATTTTCGTTTTACAGATTTTGAAGAGTTCGAGGGCTTCATTCGAAACTACGCAGTTCCGTGGCTCAATAGTCCGGAACGATTTGCAACCACCGCTAAAGAAATTCTTCTTCAACGGATCAAAGAAAATGTACGCTATGCTGAAATCAGTTTTGCAGCACTTGCCGTTGAACGCTCGGGCGTGGGTATTAAAGAAATTGCCGAGGCCGTAAAGTCGGCGATTCCAGCCGGAATTGTCGTTCGCTTGTTCGTTGGATTGCACCACAGAAAATTTGAAAGTGATCATGAAAAATACCTGGGCCAGATTTTAGAGTGTCCGCATATAGACGGCATCGATCTGCACGGGCCTGAACAGTTTCCTTTACAAGCATGGATTAAAGAATTTTGGCTGGCAGCGAAATTGGCAGGGAAATTAACCAAGGCTCATGCCGGGGAACTCACCGGTCCTAACGGTGTTCGGGAAGTTATTGAGGAATTGGGAGTGACCAAGATTCAACATGGAGTTCAAACCATTGAAGATGAGTCCGTCGTTTATTTGGCCGCAGCCGAAGGAGCGAGTTTCGACGTATGCCCCATCAGCAATGTGAAGTTACGGGCCGTACCATCATTGGGGGAACACCCCATCCTTAAATTGGAAAAAATGGGAGTGCGTTGCACCATCAACACCGACGATCCATTCATCTTCGGAAACGAATTGAGGGACGATTACCTGGCGGTAAGCCAAGGTCTTGGTGCAAGCGCTTCACAGTTGGCAAATTTCGCACGCAACAGTTTTGAAACCGCCTCGATGGAAGAATCGAAAAAGCGAAGTGCCTATATAGAAATCGATACCCTGCTCAGAGAATTCGAGGCTAACTAAACTCCCATGCCATCAACATCGCTCGATAGAGAAATGCCGAGTTTCTCACTCGATACGCCGGGACATCGAGTAGATCCATTGTATTTTTAAAAACCAACGTGCATCTTTCTTGAACCGTATCGAAAACTCGGCCCCGTCTTCAGCTGTCACTTTTTCGGGAATGAACAGATCGCCCGGGGAGGAGCAGAGGCCAATCGATTCGTTTAGGGTGATCCTGAACTTTGGGATTTCTGGCAATTTTGAGAATTTTATTAAGTTCTCTTGTCCGCTCTCTCAATTGCCACGGCTTTTGTAAGCAATTAAAAGCCAAGAGCATAAACTTTAACATTGCTGTAATTACCTTGTTGGCTGAAAAGTGAATTGACATCATACACCACATTAACGATTAGTGGTGTATGAGCAGGACAAACATAAACCTTGATGACACCCTTGTGAGCAAGGGTTTGAAAGCCACGGGCTTAAAAACCAAGAGAGAACTCGTGGACCTTGCACTTCGCGAATTAGTCCGAAAAGAAAACCAAAAAAGCATTCTTGCGCTCGAGGGTGCCTTTACCTGGGAAGGTGACCTCGATGAAATTCGCAAAGGCCGATTCGAGAAATGACTCTCGTCGATACCAGCGTCTGGATCGACTTTCTTGAAGGTGGTGATCACTGGACCAAAGAAAGGCTGAAGTGGTTAATCGAGGATCGTGAATCTATCGTCTACACCCACATGATTCTCCTGGAGATCATCCAAGGACTGAGAGAAAAGAAAGATAGAAAGAAAATCGAAATAAAATTCAGAGACCTGGTCCTTGCACCGCAGAAGCGTTCAACCATCTTGCTTGCAGCTGATATTTACCAAGACCTGCAGCGAAAAGGAATCAGAATAAGAAGCATTATCGATTGTCTGATTGCTGCGTCCGCCATCGAGACCGGAGCTAATGTCCTGCACAAAGACCGGGATTTTGAATTCATCGCCAAGCACTATCCCCTAAAACTTGAAACACTGTAATAGCCAACAAACCGGATAACTAAATACTTTCAGTTGTCGTAAACTCGGTACCGAGCAGGCTCCGCCTACTCTCCTTGTGCGCTAGAGCATAGACCTGGTTGTAGGTGTAGACATTGGCTCGGACACGTTTTTCGACCCCAAGACAATTGCCGAAGCAAACTCACGCGGGATACTTGCGATGCAGAAATCGAAAAGCTTGAGGGAAGCTGAAGCCATCTTTCGTGAAGAACTGGGGCAGTACCCGGAACCCTTGTTGCACCCGACTATCGAGTTCTTCCCATCGGAGTAGAAAAATACGAACTACAACTCAACGACCCAGATATTTCTGAACTGAAGTTTGTGGCTGTGATCTTGTAGCGAGAGAGAACCACTTTTCCCTGACTCCGGTAGCATGCGACCAGCCTGATTATTGGAAGTCGTTCCCTTCAACGCGAGTTGATTGTGAACCAGCTTACCATTGTGCCAAACAGAGATAACCGCATCATCCACTTTGTTGCCCTCTGCATCCATGCGCATACGCTTAAATTCAATGTCGTAGGTCTGCCAAACACCGGGTGCCCAACACATATTCACTTGCGGAGGAGATTGCTTATAAAGCGCACCGCACTCGTTCCACATGCCTCCAAGGCCATAGCTGTCGAGGATTTGAATTTCGTAACCTCCTGGGACAAAGAAACCGCTGTTTCCACGATGCTGCTCTCTACCTTCCGGTTCGTAGGGTAGATTGAACTCCAGATGTACTTTCACATCTCCAAAGGACTGACGCGTCGTTATCGATCCACCTTTGTCGTTGTTTTCTTTTTTCGGAAGAATTTCGACCACTCCGTTTTTTACTGTCCAGGTTACTTTCTCGCCATCCCCATGCTGCCAGGCATCCATGTTTTTTCCATCGAATAAAACGATCGCTCCGAGTGGTGGCTCCAAGCCAGCCGTAGGAGAAGTGCGGTGAAGTCGTTTTAGTTCGAAAGGAGTGACCAAATCGCCGCTGGTTTTGGTCCCTGTGAAAGTGGAAGCCGTGATCTCACCTTTATATTCTTTTTGATCAAAGGAGAGTTTTCCATTCTTCCAGGTAGATTCGGTCTTTACCTTGTAATCCGCCCTCTTGTCGAATTCCTCCATGATTTGGATTTCGTAAAGGTCACCACCAAGACCGATCACTCGTGCTACCAGTGCCGGATTGTTTTTGGCGTTGCCGTCCTTAGCTGGCGCATTGACCCAACCACCTTGCCAGTCACCCATGAAGGGCGGAATGGGTTCGACGGCCGAAAAGGCTGAGTGGCCTAAAAATAGAAGGAAGGAGATTAAAAGAGGTAGTTTCATGAGATTGATAAAATGAATTAGTGTAGACAGAAATACTAATCAATCCCTTACAGGCAACAGTTGAATTAAACGAAGTATTTTAATCCTGAGGCCGACCATGGCCCGCTACCGCCCAGAGTTATGTTATGCAGGAACTGCTTCAGCTGTAATTTCCCTGGGAACGCCGAACCGCAAATTTCAACGCGGCAGAAAAACCACAACAGTAAGGAATAATATTTTTTAACCGGTGCTAGCTGAGGCAACAGAAGGTGGACCTCTATAAATACTAAGAGCCTCCGTTATCTCTGTTTGCTTGTTCAATTAAGTTCAGTAACCTTCTGACTCTATACTCAAGTCGCGATTTGATAAACTGTTGAAGGATTGAATCTAGGAAACCACAAGAAGCACAGAGAACACAAAAGAGTACCTGAGTAGAAGATTAGGGGAATGAGTAACGACGTCAATCAGCGGAGTGGCGAGCCCCAAATGGATGAAAGAAGGACATCTTTCCTGTTGCTCTCCCTGGTCCATTTACTAGCGTTTCTACTATGGAAAATGTTCGAATACGGCGATTAAGAGACGAAAGGCAGGATAGTTCGTACTGGAAGATCAGAACTCATGAAAGCGTATAGCAGCAGTGGAAACGATTAACCGTTTGGGAGAAAAATATGCTGACCCGACATTTCCGCGAATTCATCGAGTTACTCGAAAAAAGAAAAATAAAATACCTGATTGAGGGAGGATATGCCCTATTCAGAATCCATTAGAAAAGCATGAAAGATCCGACTGTTACTCGCAGAAGGTTTATTCAAACCGCAGGCATCGCTACCGCTGCTCTGGCAACGTCCTCGAAAAGCATGCTGGCTGCCGATGGAAAACCAGAGCTCATCATCGACTGCCACGCCCATCTCTATAGCGGGGACGATAACAAATATCCGACTAGAGAAAATCCAAACCGTCCTCCTGCTGGCACTGGATTTCTTGAGCACCTGAAGCAGGAAATGAAGGCGGCTGGGGTTCGTCATGTTACCGCCGTTCAACCCAGCTCGTATTATCTTTGGGACAATCGATTTACCGCGGACAGTTCCCGAGCCAATTCTGATTTTATGGTCGGAGTCGTCACCCTCGATCCCGACAATCCCTACAGTCCGGAGATGATGGAATACTACGTTTCCGAATTCAATGTTCGCGGTATGCGCAGTGTCCCGGCCAAGAGCGGAAACTTGGATGATCCCGGTGTAGAGAAATTGTGGACCACTGCCGAGCGGCTGGGCATCGTCATAAACGTGCTCAGCAAATACGATAAGCATGAAGAAATTAAGGCGATGGCGAAGCGTCATCCCGGGTTGTCAATCGTCCTCGACCATTGCTTGGGTCTTAAGCTGGGCGACACTTACAATGTTACTTTAAAAGCAGTACTTGATTTGGCGAAGCTACCGAACCTACACACTAAACTTACGCTTATCCCGCTCGGCACGAAAGAGCCCTATCCTTGCCGAGATATGCACGACAGCTGCAAAATGCTCATTGATGTATTTACGCCTCAACGTTGTGTCTGGGGAAGTCATTTTCCCACTGCCCTCTTCCAACCCAAGGTCAGCTACGCCCAACATTTGAAACTATTTACCCACGAGCTAGGCCTGGATGATTCCTCGAAAAAAGCGATCCTTGGTGAAACGGCTCACAGGCTTTGGTTTGTTTGAGATACTGAGTTTCAAAGATGCATAGTTGCTGAGCTTACCTTGAACCCTGCCACAAGGCACCCTGAGTTTTGATACGCCGTTACTATGCGACGGCGGAAGGCATCCAGCCGCAGCGCGGCGAGGTCTACAAAATCTATTCTAACATCGCTCACTGCGTTCACTGGATCGACTCCGTCGAACAGGATCGCTTCGCGAGCAAGAATCTCAATTATTGAGAGGGACAACAATCTTAATAACCAATCAACTATTTCCAGTTGGAGCAAAGCTCCATCCTGTTGCGGAACGCATCTAGCCGCAACGCGGCGATGTTATATATCTCGTCTTTTCGGTCTCATCTTTTCTAAATATTAGCATGAATCATTCAGCCTTCCGCATCCTCTGCACGCTTCTTTTATTTTCTGCCGCGACACACACTGCATTTGCGGCCAAGAAATCCTCCGTCAACGTTCTCTTTATTGGGAACAGCTACACCGCACGTCACAACCTGGCCAATGTCGTAAAGGAAATGGCAGAAGCGGGTAATCCAGGACTCACGTTTAAGACAACTTCGGTCATCTACGGTGGTCGCACATTGAAAGATCATTGGCGTTTAGGGACCCAACACATAGTCAATCAGCATGCCGTGACTGGTGCCGAAATCAAAGCAACGGTTGAAGCACTGGAAGAAGCCGTCAAAGACCCCAAAGACAAATACGCACCTGCGGGCCTCAAGAGACAATCAGCTCTACTCAAAACCTATGAATCCAATCGCGAAAAATGGGACCTCATCATTCTGCAATCCTATCGGGACGACCTCGATGGCGATGACTCCTTCTAAATGCAATACGCTCCCAAGTATGCAGCGCTAGCTAAAGAGCAGGGCGCCCGGATTGTTCTCTACGTTACAACTCCTACCAAACAAAACGCAGAACCCCTCATCTCCACTCCGGACAAAGCTCCCATTCTCAAGAAAACCAAGTCTATCGCGAGGCTGGCGAACAACCTAGGAGCCAAAGCCGCCCCCATGGCATTGATTGCCCACCGCTGCCAGACCCAACGTCCAGACTTACCGCTTCGCTTCATTAACGACGCCCATCTCAACCAGACGCTGTCCTACCTTAGCGCTTGCACCCTTTACGCCGCCATCTTCGACGAGAGCCCGCAAGGCCTCCCGATAGACCAGGTTACGGACATTCGCTTTCTCGAAACCGACAAAACCAAAGACCGCGACGGCCTCCCCATAACAAAGATTTTCTCAAAGAAAGATCAGGCCGATCTTCAAAGCATCGCCTGGGAAGGTTATCAGGAGTTTCAGAAACTTAGGGTTCAATAAATCCAACCCAATCACATCCTATTACCATTCTTACTTTCCGGCGGTCTCGGCGCGGCACGCCCTAGCTTCCCGCTTCAAATAATGTAGGAGCTACCGAACAGAGTGACACATCTATAAGCGAAGCACAAAATAACATTTTAATCGCGACCCTCCCCAGGCGCCCATACCTATCCTCACATGCATAAGTTTCCTTTCAACCGCCGCAAGTTTCTCCACAAAACCCTTCTCGCCATTTTGGCGGTCGCCTTCGCCAAACGAAGTTATTCCGCTACTCACAACACATCATCCAAAATCATCGATGCGCATTGCCATGCAGGCAAAGGATTGAACTACGGAATAGCTGGTGACGGACACGCTCCCTGGACTAAGTTTAATGATCCTGAAGAAACACTCCGAAAGATGGAGGAAGTCGGAATCGACCAGACCATCATTTTCCCCATCAACAATCGCACCTACAAAGCGGCCAATGAGGAGATCGCTGGCTTTGTCAAAAAATGGCCGAACAAGTTAATCGGGTTTGCCAAGCACGATGCTAAAACAGAGGCAGGTAAAATCAGAAATCTGCTTAAGCACGAAGTCAATGAACTCGGTTTGAAAGGTCTAAAACTCCACGGAGTGCCATCCCAGGAAATGATGGATGCGGCTGAAGAATTGAGCATCCCGATTTTGTTTCATCCACCCGAAGTAGACATCTGCCATGAGGCGATTGAGTCGCATCCCAAAGCCAACTTCATCCTCGCTCACCTGGGAAGCTTTGGATCTCGAAAATGGACAGAGCACCTTCGCGCCATCGAAGCTACCAAACGTCACCCGAATCTCTTTCTCGAAACTTCGTCCGTCGTGTTCTTCCTATACCTGGAACGGGCAGCCAGGGAATTACCTCACCACAAGCTGATTTTCGGCACCGACGGCCCCTTGGTCGACTCGCGCATCGAGCTTCAAAAGATCCGAATGCTCAAACTCGATCCCGACCACGAGCGAAAGGTCCTTGGAGACAACATTCAGCAATTGTTAGGCGGGTCCTATAAATAATCTTAGAACTGCAGGAATGCATTGATTAAACTGGCAGTAATCCAGCGCAGCTTGCATAGTGACAGGCCATGAAACTCTTTCTCATTTCACTCACTATTTTTTCCATGAACCTAACGGTTCACGCCGACAGCATCGAAGAGCTTGCCCAAATGCTAACTCATCATCCTCTATCGGACGCGAATCAGGATAGAACGCTAACCGAAGATGAAGCGGGTAACTACTTCATGAAAACGTTTCAAAAAAAGCGACCGAATCTCGGGACTGGAATTGGCGATAAATCACTCATCGATACCTACGAGGCACGCAGCTACAAATCGATGCCCTATCGCTTGTTGAAGCCGCTCGAAACTCAAGCAGATCAACGTTACCCGCTCATTATCAGCTTACACGGGTCGGGTGGCATCGGAAACGACAATCGAAGTAATTTACGCGATTGGAACGGGATCATGGCCCAAGAATCATGGAGGGAGAAATACCCCTGTGTGGTTATTGTTCCCCAGCGGAAACCCGGCGGGATTTGGGGACCCAAACCAGACGATGACCGAGTAAAAAATTATTACGTGAGGAATGATTTATTAAAAGTCTTCGAGTTGATTGATGAAATCAAAAAGGAGTTTCCCATCGATGAATCGCGGATTTATGCATTGGGATCTTCGGGCGGAGGTATCGGAACCTGGAACATTGTTCTGGCCCGGCCAAATCTGTTCGCCGCGGCCATCCCTGTATGTGGTCGTTTCGAATTCCAGCCTGAGCAAATCAAATCCCTAACGGACATTCCGATCTGGTGCTTTCATGGGGATGCTGATCCGCTGATAGATGTGAAATATTCCCGAGCTGCCTTCGCCATGCTTTCAGAACATGGTGCAGTGATGAAATACACAGAGCTGCGAGACGTGAAACACAACTCATGGATCCAGGCTTTCAACTATCAAGGAGACGACGAAGAAAAGGGCTACCTTACACGTTACAGCAATGATCGTTGTGATCGTTCGGAGGATATTTGGCAATGGCTGTTCAGTCAGAGTAAACCTTAATTCCACCGGATAAGGCATCCGAAAAGCTAGTGACTACAGATCAAGGTCATCGATCACCTAAAGGGACCTCATAAATAATCCCCGGGGCAAGCCCTCCCCCTTGCGGTCGCCAACCACTTCGCAGCTGCGGGGTATTTGAGATTTGAAATTGAAAATTTTAGAACGCCGCAAGCGGCGGGGTATTAGACCCGTGCCGAATAAACAAAAAGCACAAATGTGTCGTGATCCTAAAGCGGCAAGTAACTCTTACCCATCAAATAAGTATCAACAGCCTGCGCAGCTCCCCGACCCTCGTTGATGGCCCAGACGATAAGACTCTGACCGCGACGTGCATCACCGGCGGCAAAGACACCTTCGACGTTTGTCTGGTATTTCCCGTATTCGGCTTGAGCGTTGGATCGAGCATCTTTGCTCACTCCCAATTGATCGAGCACACCACCTTCAGGTCCAAGAAAGCCCATGGCTAGTAGTACCAACTCGGCCTTGATGACCTTTTCACTTCCTGGAACATCGACCGGAATCATGCGACCATCGTCCTGACGTTGCCATTCAATTAAACAGGTATGCAGCTCCTTCACATTGCCTTCATCATCGCCGACAAATTTCTTGGTGGTGACCAAATAAGAGCGTGGGTCCTCGCCTTGAATGGCAATGGCTTCATCCTGACCGTAATCCACTTTTAAAGTTCTGGCGTATTGAGGCCAAGGATTGTTGGGCGCGCGCTCATCGGGAGGCTTTGGCAAAATTTCCAACTGCTGTACGTGTTTGCAGCCGTGCCGAAGCGATGTACCCACACAATCGGTACCTGTATCACCACCACCGATTACAACGACATGTTTATCATGCGCCGAAATGTAATTTCCATCCTGAAGCTTACTATCCATGAGGCTCTTGGTATTCTTTCCAAGAAACTCCATTGCAAAATGGACACCTTTGAGTTCGCGACCTTCAATAGGAAGGTCACGTGGAACAGTTGCTCCGGTGCAAATTACCACCGTATCGAAATCCTCTTTCAGCTTATCCGCCGGGATGTCATTTCCGATAGTGGTGTTGCAGACAAAGGTAATACCTTCGTCTTCGAGCAGGCGGATACGTCGCTCAACAACATGCTTCTCAAGTTTCATATTGGGAATACCATACATGAGCAACCCACCCGGACGATCAGCGCGTTCATATACCGTAACCAAATGACCCGCCTGATTCAGTTGGGCGGCACAAGCGAGTCCTGCTGGACCAGATCCTACCACCGCTACTGTCTTTCCGGTGCGGGACTTGGGAGGATGCGGTTCAACCCAACCCATTTCAAACCCACGATCAATGATGGCCACTTCGTGGTGTTTGATCGTGACCGGTGGTGCATTGATGCCCAAGACACAGGAGCTTTCGCAAGGAGCCGGACACACACGGCCGGTAAACTCAGGGAAATTGTTCGTCTTAAGTAATCGGGCCAACGCGTCCTTCCAAAGGCCACGATAAACCAGGTCATTCCATTCAGGAATAAGGTTGTTTACCGGACATCCGGCAATTCCAGGTCCCTGCGAAGATTCAGCAGCCATACAAAACGGCACACCGCAATCCATACATCGAGAGGCCTGGGATTGTATGTCGCTTACCGCCATTTCAGTATGCACTTCTTCCCAGTCACCTACACGCAGGACAGGATCACGATCCTGAGGAAGGTTTCTATTGATGTTTATAAATCCTTTAGGATTTCCCATATATCAAAAGTATATTTGTTATTAGCGTTGTTATTTAGCGGCCAGGTGACGCAAGTGCATTCCGAATGCTTCTTCTGCGATATCATTTTCCTCTTCGAACTTTCCGGTGGCACGGGCCTCCTCCATGTAGCCGAGCATCCGTTCATAATCGACCGGCATTACTCTGACAAAATTGCCAAGATTGTTGTACCAGTCATCCAGGATCTCTTCAGCCACCTCGGATTTCGTTGAGGCCAGATGTTCTTCAATCAAGGACTTAAGATCTGCAATATCATCCGGGTGCTCTACAGGTCCCAGCTTAACCATCTCCATGTTGCAGCGAGAAGAAAACTTGCCGCTCAGATCATAGACATAAGCAACACCACCAGACATACCAGCGGCAAAGTTCCGACCTGTTTCACCTAGAATCACCGCCTTTCCTCCAGTCATGTATTCACAACCGTGATCTCCGACACCTTCGACAACGGCGGTCACCCCTGAGTTACGCACACAAAAACGCTCGCCGGCGATACCACGGATAAAAGCCTTTCCACCGGTCGCACCGAAGAAGGCGACATTGCCGATGATGATATTGTCCCGTGCCTTGAATGGAGCATTTCTATCCGGATATACGATCAGCGATCCGCCGGATAATCCTTTTCCAAAATAGTCATTCGAATCTCCCTCGAGTTCAAATCGAACACCATTAGCTGTAAAACAACCGAAACTCTGACCAGCTGAACCCCGGAACTTCACGTCAATGGTTTCATCCTTCAAACCCTCACCATGATAGCGTTTGGAAATTTCATTGGAAAGCATCGCGCCCACCGTGCGGTCCGTATTCACAATTTTGTATTCCAGCTTTACGGGCGTTCCATCGTCCAGCGAAGAAGCCGCATCCACGATCAAACGCCGGTCCAGCACGTTGGCTATCAAATGCTCTTGCGGAATAGCCTGGTGAAGCGCGTCACCCTTACGGGGTTTTTCACGATAAAGTATCGGCGACAGGTCCAGGTTCTTATACTTCCAGTGATCGATGTTGTCCCTGAATTTAAGACACTGACTCTGTCCCACCATTTCATTGATGGTGCGGAAGCCAAGCTCTGCCATAATCTCACGCAACCCTTCCACCATGAAAGTGAAGAAATTGATAACATGCTCCACCTTGCCATTGTAAAGTTTCCTCAGATTTTTGTCCTGGGTGGCGATTCCCACTGGACAGGTATTGAGGTGACACTTCCGCATCATGATACAGCCTTCAACGACCAATGCTGCGGTGGCAACG from Verrucomicrobiota bacterium encodes the following:
- a CDS encoding type II toxin-antitoxin system VapB family antitoxin; amino-acid sequence: MSRTNINLDDTLVSKGLKATGLKTKRELVDLALRELVRKENQKSILALEGAFTWEGDLDEIRKGRFEK
- a CDS encoding prolyl oligopeptidase family serine peptidase; its protein translation is MKLFLISLTIFSMNLTVHADSIEELAQMLTHHPLSDANQDRTLTEDEAGNYFMKTFQKKRPNLGTGIGDKSLIDTYEARSYKSMPYRLLKPLETQADQRYPLIISLHGSGGIGNDNRSNLRDWNGIMAQESWREKYPCVVIVPQRKPGGIWGPKPDDDRVKNYYVRNDLLKVFELIDEIKKEFPIDESRIYALGSSGGGIGTWNIVLARPNLFAAAIPVCGRFEFQPEQIKSLTDIPIWCFHGDADPLIDVKYSRAAFAMLSEHGAVMKYTELRDVKHNSWIQAFNYQGDDEEKGYLTRYSNDRCDRSEDIWQWLFSQSKP
- a CDS encoding amidohydrolase family protein, whose product is MKDPTVTRRRFIQTAGIATAALATSSKSMLAADGKPELIIDCHAHLYSGDDNKYPTRENPNRPPAGTGFLEHLKQEMKAAGVRHVTAVQPSSYYLWDNRFTADSSRANSDFMVGVVTLDPDNPYSPEMMEYYVSEFNVRGMRSVPAKSGNLDDPGVEKLWTTAERLGIVINVLSKYDKHEEIKAMAKRHPGLSIVLDHCLGLKLGDTYNVTLKAVLDLAKLPNLHTKLTLIPLGTKEPYPCRDMHDSCKMLIDVFTPQRCVWGSHFPTALFQPKVSYAQHLKLFTHELGLDDSSKKAILGETAHRLWFV
- a CDS encoding adenosine deaminase, producing the protein MTTDSKLLPFIDALPKAEHHLHLDGSAPWHIMQAEDPEKYSEPPPSWKDDFRFTDFEEFEGFIRNYAVPWLNSPERFATTAKEILLQRIKENVRYAEISFAALAVERSGVGIKEIAEAVKSAIPAGIVVRLFVGLHHRKFESDHEKYLGQILECPHIDGIDLHGPEQFPLQAWIKEFWLAAKLAGKLTKAHAGELTGPNGVREVIEELGVTKIQHGVQTIEDESVVYLAAAEGASFDVCPISNVKLRAVPSLGEHPILKLEKMGVRCTINTDDPFIFGNELRDDYLAVSQGLGASASQLANFARNSFETASMEESKKRSAYIEIDTLLREFEAN
- a CDS encoding amidohydrolase family protein, encoding MHKFPFNRRKFLHKTLLAILAVAFAKRSYSATHNTSSKIIDAHCHAGKGLNYGIAGDGHAPWTKFNDPEETLRKMEEVGIDQTIIFPINNRTYKAANEEIAGFVKKWPNKLIGFAKHDAKTEAGKIRNLLKHEVNELGLKGLKLHGVPSQEMMDAAEELSIPILFHPPEVDICHEAIESHPKANFILAHLGSFGSRKWTEHLRAIEATKRHPNLFLETSSVVFFLYLERAARELPHHKLIFGTDGPLVDSRIELQKIRMLKLDPDHERKVLGDNIQQLLGGSYK
- a CDS encoding PIN domain nuclease, with the translated sequence MTLVDTSVWIDFLEGGDHWTKERLKWLIEDRESIVYTHMILLEIIQGLREKKDRKKIEIKFRDLVLAPQKRSTILLAADIYQDLQRKGIRIRSIIDCLIAASAIETGANVLHKDRDFEFIAKHYPLKLETL
- a CDS encoding DUF1080 domain-containing protein produces the protein MKLPLLISFLLFLGHSAFSAVEPIPPFMGDWQGGWVNAPAKDGNAKNNPALVARVIGLGGDLYEIQIMEEFDKRADYKVKTESTWKNGKLSFDQKEYKGEITASTFTGTKTSGDLVTPFELKRLHRTSPTAGLEPPLGAIVLFDGKNMDAWQHGDGEKVTWTVKNGVVEILPKKENNDKGGSITTRQSFGDVKVHLEFNLPYEPEGREQHRGNSGFFVPGGYEIQILDSYGLGGMWNECGALYKQSPPQVNMCWAPGVWQTYDIEFKRMRMDAEGNKVDDAVISVWHNGKLVHNQLALKGTTSNNQAGRMLPESGKSGSLSLQDHSHKLQFRNIWVVEL
- a CDS encoding glutamate synthase subunit beta gives rise to the protein MGNPKGFININRNLPQDRDPVLRVGDWEEVHTEMAVSDIQSQASRCMDCGVPFCMAAESSQGPGIAGCPVNNLIPEWNDLVYRGLWKDALARLLKTNNFPEFTGRVCPAPCESSCVLGINAPPVTIKHHEVAIIDRGFEMGWVEPHPPKSRTGKTVAVVGSGPAGLACAAQLNQAGHLVTVYERADRPGGLLMYGIPNMKLEKHVVERRIRLLEDEGITFVCNTTIGNDIPADKLKEDFDTVVICTGATVPRDLPIEGRELKGVHFAMEFLGKNTKSLMDSKLQDGNYISAHDKHVVVIGGGDTGTDCVGTSLRHGCKHVQQLEILPKPPDERAPNNPWPQYARTLKVDYGQDEAIAIQGEDPRSYLVTTKKFVGDDEGNVKELHTCLIEWQRQDDGRMIPVDVPGSEKVIKAELVLLAMGFLGPEGGVLDQLGVSKDARSNAQAEYGKYQTNVEGVFAAGDARRGQSLIVWAINEGRGAAQAVDTYLMGKSYLPL